A segment of the Macrobrachium rosenbergii isolate ZJJX-2024 chromosome 8, ASM4041242v1, whole genome shotgun sequence genome:
CCATCCGTTAAGTTATCTTTTATATGCAAGTACGAGCATGCGCAGTTCTAGGCAAACCACTGCAAATCTCACGGTATTCTACTTCCAGGTTCGTGACCCATCCGCTGACTACCACTTGTCGTACTCGATATTCGACTCAGTGGCCACTCGAAGCTGCCGAAAGAAATGTCACAGGAGGGACCACCTGAACAGATGTCGACTCAACTTCTCGTGCCTTCTGCGAGGATAAAGGACTAAAGTCTTTCTACCGCGTCGAGTACAATCTGAACTGGATTTCCGGATCGTCAGATGAATTGCTGCCTCTCTGTCTCATTCCTGCTCTTTAATTCTTTACAATATATCGCAGTTTTTGACACAAGTTTCCaggggtagtttttatttttttagggaagTTTTCCCTCCTTGCAAAACTATCAGAATTTTTAATGTCAAAATGTACTAAAGAACTTTCTACGTagcataaaactataaaactatttttgtacggataaaactagttttaaaataatgtaatttttgcaataaaaagaaTCTTTGGTATAAACGCTTTTGCTGTGTAAAGTGTCCTAAATTCATTAAGTGGGTTCTTAAAGGCAAATACTTTTCTAATGCAGTAAATAAAGTTACACGTTCTTATTGTAAAACTgttcaaaattaaatacattttttgctGACAGCAACTTTTATTAAGTTCCTGATGGGATCAACTGCTTGAGTCTTTGATAAAGGCAATTTGTCTTTaggtttagcaaaaaaaaatttttgttttgttttgtacagtGGATTATCAAATTACAAATTTCTCTCAAGTGTACAGGAAAGTCAACATTTTCTATAGAATATGGGAGGTCAAAAACTTGTTGCAAGTCTGCGGTGGGGTCATTAAATTTTTACTCAGGTTCTGATGCGTCAACAATTTTGAGTTTTAAGATAATGGCGAGGACTTTATTAGTTTACCGTGTGGTTAGCAATTTGATACATGGATTAGTTCTTTGGATAAACGAGTTCACCAATTAGCGTCTGGTCTGTAGCTAAGTCAAAAATTCGTTTCAAGTCTGAACTGAGGTTGACAGTCTTTTTCTCAGTCTACAGTGAAAGGAACAATCTACCTTAATTTTCCAATGAGCTTATGACTTTGATGCTGTTTAATGGTGACACTGGCAGATTTACAGACTATAACTTTTAAAAAGATGTATCCAAATTTCAATTACCATTTTTGttcgatttattttctttctttatggcaAATGGCTTAAAGGGTTTTACTTGAAGATCGCagtagttttaatatatatatatatatatatatatatatatatatatatatatatatatatatatatatatatatatatatatatatatatataaaatataaaattaatttacaagtGGTTCTGAATTAATGAACTCTCGCATAAGGCTCTGACAAATGGTCCTTCTCCTGCAGTTATCAACGAATTAGGTGAAGGAGCGTTGctcttgtattattattgtgagaaTCAGACTCCTTCGAGAGAAAATGACATCAGTAAGCCTAAATACTCTTTTGCTAAGTAATGCCCAATTCTCCTACCTCTCAGCCCTCACGTCTTTGCCAATGATACAGAACAGTGATTCccaaatttatatttcatgagCAAGCATCATATCTAATGTAAAATTCTATCAACAAATTTGCttcttgaacacacacacacacacacacacacacacacacacacacacacacacacacacacacacacacacacatatatatatatatatatatatatatatatatatataattttaatattttatgatctGCTTGCATTCATAAATTTTGCTGgcaatgaaaaatagtttatatatatatatatatatatatatatatatatatgtatatatatatatatatatatatatatatatatatatatatatatatatatatatatatatatatatatatatatatatatatatatatatatgacagaaagaATTGGCTGACAGGCACGAAATGCCTTTTATATGTAGCTTCATCTGTATAAAATAAGGGAAAACAAGAGAATGTGGTCTTCACCTCGTTTACTTTATAAACAAGAACTCATTAGCCTTTCTGTGCCTCATAGATCTTCTTGGTACTCGAGGAATGttgcactgaatatatatatatatatatatatatatatatatatatatatatatatatatatatatatatatatatatatatatatatatatatatatatatatatatatatatatatatatatatatatatatgtactgtatgtatgtatgtatgtatatgcagctTAAAGACACTTTTTGCTGAGGCGCATTTAAATAACTGCTTATTGCATTCAGCTTACATTGTGAATAAATATCGAAGAAGCTAGCAAGGACTCTGTGTGATtatattgaaatgtatttttaactaCTGAACTACGTGGTACGATATCAAAGGCTCTGAGCAGACGACTTTAAATATTTACACCGATTTATAACAGAGCGCCGTGTGGTTATTCCTGATAATTTACAGCATACCAACGAAGAGTGTTTTATAACCGAGTGTTATTTTTAACCAAGAAAAAATTCCATCGCAGGAACTACTGCTAATTATAGCTGCTGGAGGCAATGCTTACCTTATAGGTCTtctaaaaactaaaagcaaactCGATTCAAGCT
Coding sequences within it:
- the LOC136840906 gene encoding uncharacterized protein encodes the protein MGKHILPWVLLIVAIVVRLILAAPSTSSDVSEINSVRDPSADYHLSYSIFDSVATRSCRKKCHRRDHLNRCRLNFSCLLRG